From a region of the Pseudomonas fulva 12-X genome:
- the hisC gene encoding histidinol-phosphate transaminase, producing MSCDFIALAQPGVQKLSPYVPGKPVDELARELNMDPASIVKLASNENPLGPSPKALAAIRAELDELTRYPDGNGFALKTLLAERCGVTTAQVTLGNGSNDILELVARAYLAPGLNAVFSAHAFAVYPIATQAVGAQAKVVPAVNFGHDLPAMLAAIDANTRVVFIANPNNPTGTWFGKQALGDFLAAVPESVLVVLDEAYIEYADGDELPDGLDYLAAHPNLLVSRTFSKAYGLASLRVGYGLSRPDVADVLNRVRQPFNVNSFALAAACAAFDDTEYLARSREINTAGMLQLQEGCRELGLSWIPSKANFLAIDFGRDTAAINQGLLREGVIVRPVAGYGMPNHLRVSIGLPAENARFLEALRKVLNA from the coding sequence ATGAGTTGTGATTTCATCGCCCTGGCCCAGCCAGGCGTACAGAAGCTGTCCCCTTACGTGCCAGGCAAGCCGGTCGACGAGTTGGCCCGTGAGCTGAACATGGATCCGGCCAGCATCGTCAAACTGGCCAGCAACGAAAACCCGCTCGGCCCGAGCCCCAAGGCGCTGGCGGCGATCCGCGCCGAGCTGGACGAACTGACGCGCTACCCGGACGGCAATGGCTTCGCCCTGAAGACCCTGCTGGCCGAGCGCTGCGGCGTGACCACTGCCCAGGTCACCCTGGGCAACGGCTCCAACGACATCCTCGAGCTGGTCGCCCGCGCTTACCTGGCGCCTGGCCTGAACGCCGTATTCAGCGCACACGCGTTTGCCGTCTACCCGATCGCCACCCAGGCCGTCGGCGCCCAGGCCAAGGTCGTCCCAGCCGTCAACTTCGGCCATGACCTGCCGGCCATGCTGGCGGCCATCGATGCCAATACCCGCGTGGTGTTCATCGCCAACCCCAACAACCCGACCGGCACCTGGTTCGGCAAGCAGGCACTGGGCGATTTCCTCGCCGCCGTGCCGGAAAGCGTGCTGGTGGTGCTGGACGAGGCCTACATCGAATACGCTGACGGCGACGAGTTGCCGGACGGCCTGGATTACCTGGCCGCTCACCCCAACCTGCTGGTATCGCGTACCTTCTCCAAGGCCTACGGTCTGGCCTCCCTGCGTGTCGGCTACGGCCTGAGCCGACCGGACGTGGCCGATGTGCTGAACCGCGTCCGCCAGCCGTTCAACGTCAACAGTTTCGCGCTGGCGGCGGCCTGCGCAGCGTTCGACGATACCGAGTACCTGGCGCGCAGCCGCGAGATCAACACCGCCGGCATGCTGCAGTTGCAGGAAGGGTGCCGTGAGCTGGGCCTGAGCTGGATTCCGTCGAAAGCCAACTTCCTGGCCATCGACTTCGGCCGTGATACCGCTGCGATCAACCAGGGCCTGCTGCGCGAAGGCGTGATCGTGCGCCCGGTCGCCGGATACGGCATGCCCAACCACCTGCGCGTTTCCATTGGCCTGCCGGCCGAGAACGCCCGCTTCCTGGAAGCGCTGCGCAAGGTGCTGAACGCGTGA
- a CDS encoding bifunctional prephenate dehydrogenase/3-phosphoshikimate 1-carboxyvinyltransferase encodes MIERHAPVKPLVERLVVVGLGLIGGSFAKGLRARGVCREVVGVDLDAQSRRLAVELGVVDRCEEALATACQGADVIMLAVPILAMERVLGELAKLDLGDAILTDAGSAKGNVVRAADAVFGGVPARFVPGHPIAGSEQSGVEAANGELFKRHKVILTPLAQTDALALQRVDQLWRELGADVEHMQVEHHDQVLAATSHLPHLLAFGLVDSLAKRNENLEIFRYAAGGFRDFTRIAGSDPVMWHDIFLANREAVLRTLDVFRDDLDALRDAVDAGDGHHLLGVFTRARVAREHFSKILARRAYVDAMHSNDLIFLANPGGKVAGRIRVPGDKSISHRSIMLGSLAEGTTEVEGFLEGEDALATLQAFRDMGVVIEGPHHGRVTIHGVGLHGLKPPPGPIYVGNSGTSMRLLSGLLAGQPFDVTMTGDASLSKRPMNRVANPLREMGAVVETGPDGRPPLTIRGGSKLKALTYTLPMASAQVKSCLLLAGLYAEGVTTVTEPAPTRDHTERMLRGFGYAVQSNGPVASLQAGGKLTATRIEVPADISSAAFFLVAASIAEGSDLLLEHVGINPTRIGVIEILRLMGGDITLENQREVGGEPVADLRVRGAKLKGIEIPEELVPLAIDEFPVLFVAAVCAEGRTVLRGAEELRVKESDRIQVMADGLTSLGVKVEPTADGIIIDGGQSIGGGEVHSHGDHRIAMAFSVASLRATAPIRIHDCANVATSFPNFLALAEQVGIRVAVEGKQ; translated from the coding sequence GTGATCGAACGCCATGCACCTGTGAAACCGCTGGTCGAGCGTCTGGTCGTTGTCGGTCTCGGGTTGATCGGTGGTTCCTTCGCCAAGGGTCTGCGCGCCCGCGGCGTGTGCCGTGAAGTGGTGGGCGTCGACCTGGATGCGCAGTCGCGGCGTCTGGCCGTCGAGCTTGGCGTCGTCGACCGCTGCGAAGAGGCACTGGCCACCGCCTGTCAGGGCGCCGACGTGATCATGCTGGCCGTCCCTATCCTGGCCATGGAGCGCGTACTCGGCGAATTGGCCAAGCTGGATCTGGGCGATGCCATCCTGACCGATGCCGGCAGCGCCAAGGGCAACGTGGTGCGCGCTGCCGATGCGGTGTTCGGCGGCGTGCCGGCGCGGTTCGTACCGGGCCACCCGATCGCCGGCTCCGAGCAGAGCGGGGTAGAGGCGGCCAATGGCGAGCTGTTCAAGCGCCATAAGGTGATCCTCACGCCGCTGGCGCAGACCGACGCCCTGGCCCTGCAGCGCGTCGACCAGTTGTGGCGCGAGCTGGGTGCCGATGTCGAGCACATGCAGGTCGAGCACCACGACCAGGTCCTCGCTGCCACCAGCCACTTGCCCCATCTGCTGGCCTTCGGCCTGGTCGACTCGCTGGCCAAGCGCAACGAAAACCTGGAGATTTTCCGCTACGCCGCCGGCGGCTTCCGCGATTTCACGAGAATCGCCGGCAGCGACCCGGTCATGTGGCACGACATCTTTCTCGCCAACCGCGAGGCCGTGCTGCGCACCTTGGATGTATTTCGCGACGACCTCGACGCCTTGCGCGACGCGGTCGACGCAGGGGACGGGCATCACCTCTTGGGCGTATTCACCCGCGCCCGCGTGGCCCGCGAACATTTCAGCAAAATACTGGCCCGCCGGGCCTATGTGGACGCTATGCACTCGAACGATTTGATTTTCCTGGCAAATCCTGGCGGCAAGGTCGCCGGCCGCATCCGCGTACCGGGCGACAAGTCCATCTCGCACCGCTCGATCATGCTCGGCTCGCTGGCCGAGGGCACCACCGAGGTCGAAGGTTTTCTGGAGGGCGAAGACGCCCTGGCGACCCTGCAGGCCTTTCGCGACATGGGCGTGGTCATCGAAGGCCCGCACCATGGCCGCGTGACCATCCATGGCGTGGGTCTGCACGGCTTGAAGCCGCCACCTGGTCCGATCTACGTCGGCAACTCCGGCACCTCGATGCGCCTGCTCTCCGGCCTGCTGGCTGGCCAGCCGTTCGACGTGACCATGACGGGCGACGCCTCGCTGTCCAAGCGGCCGATGAACCGCGTGGCCAATCCGCTGCGGGAAATGGGCGCCGTGGTCGAGACCGGCCCGGACGGCCGTCCGCCGCTGACCATCCGTGGCGGCAGCAAGCTCAAGGCGCTGACCTACACCCTGCCGATGGCCAGCGCCCAGGTGAAATCCTGCCTGCTGCTGGCCGGCCTGTACGCCGAAGGCGTGACCACCGTGACCGAGCCGGCGCCGACCCGCGACCACACCGAGCGCATGCTGCGCGGCTTCGGTTACGCGGTTCAGTCCAACGGCCCGGTGGCCTCCCTGCAGGCCGGCGGCAAGCTGACCGCCACGCGCATCGAAGTGCCGGCGGACATTTCCTCGGCGGCCTTCTTCCTGGTCGCGGCGTCCATCGCCGAAGGTTCCGACCTGCTGCTCGAGCACGTCGGCATCAACCCGACCCGTATCGGCGTGATCGAGATCCTGCGTCTGATGGGCGGCGACATTACCCTGGAAAACCAGCGTGAAGTCGGCGGTGAGCCGGTGGCTGACCTGCGCGTGCGCGGTGCGAAGCTCAAGGGCATCGAAATCCCCGAGGAGCTGGTGCCGCTGGCCATCGACGAATTCCCGGTGCTGTTCGTCGCCGCGGTCTGCGCCGAAGGGCGTACCGTGCTACGCGGTGCCGAAGAGTTGCGGGTCAAGGAATCCGACCGTATTCAGGTCATGGCCGACGGCCTCACCAGCCTGGGCGTGAAAGTCGAGCCAACTGCTGATGGCATCATCATCGACGGCGGCCAAAGCATCGGCGGCGGCGAAGTGCACAGCCACGGCGATCACCGCATCGCCATGGCCTTCAGCGTCGCCTCGCTGCGCGCCACCGCTCCGATCCGCATCCACGACTGCGCCAACGTCGCCACCTCGTTCCCCAACTTCCTGGCCCTGGCTGAGCAGGTGGGTATTCGTGTCGCCGTGGAGGGCAAGCAATGA
- the cmk gene encoding (d)CMP kinase translates to MSLNAPVITIDGPSGSGKGTVAGLLAKQLGWNLLDSGALYRLLAFCAGNHGVDLANEASLKLLAAHLDVQFLAAGDGKPQRIILEGEEVTDAIRNEQVGAGASQVAALPAVREALLQRQRAFREAPGLVADGRDMGTVVFSDAPLKVFLTASAEERANRRYLQLKAKGDDVNLASLLDEIRARDERDTQRAVAPLKPAADAIQLDSTELSIEQVLERILSEVANRDLAG, encoded by the coding sequence ATGAGCCTGAATGCACCGGTCATCACCATCGACGGGCCAAGCGGCTCGGGCAAGGGCACCGTTGCCGGCCTGCTGGCCAAGCAACTGGGCTGGAACCTGCTGGACTCCGGTGCGCTGTACCGCCTGCTGGCGTTCTGTGCCGGCAACCACGGTGTCGATCTGGCCAACGAAGCGTCGCTGAAGCTTCTGGCTGCGCATCTGGATGTGCAGTTCCTCGCCGCCGGTGACGGCAAGCCGCAGCGCATCATCCTCGAAGGCGAGGAGGTGACCGATGCCATTCGCAACGAGCAGGTCGGCGCCGGGGCGTCCCAGGTCGCCGCACTGCCGGCGGTGCGTGAAGCCCTGCTGCAGCGCCAGCGTGCGTTTCGCGAGGCGCCGGGCTTGGTGGCCGATGGCCGCGACATGGGCACGGTGGTGTTCAGCGATGCGCCGCTCAAGGTTTTCCTGACCGCCAGCGCCGAGGAGCGGGCCAATCGGCGTTACCTGCAGTTGAAGGCCAAGGGCGATGATGTTAATCTCGCGAGTCTTCTCGATGAGATTCGGGCGCGCGACGAGCGCGATACCCAGCGCGCAGTGGCTCCGCTCAAGCCGGCAGCCGATGCGATCCAGCTGGATTCCACCGAGTTGTCCATCGAGCAGGTGCTGGAAAGAATCCTGAGCGAAGTCGCCAATCGCGACCTCGCCGGTTGA
- the rpsA gene encoding 30S ribosomal protein S1, whose product MSESFAELFEESLKSLDMQPGAIITGIVVDIDGDWVTVHAGLKSEGVIPLEQFFNEQGELTIKVGDEVHVALDAVEDGFGETKLSREKAKRAECWIVLEAAFAAEEVVKGVINGKVKGGFTVDVNGIRAFLPGSLVDVRPVRDTTHLEGKELEFKVIKLDQKRNNVVVSRRSVLEAENSAEREALLESLQEGQQVKGIVKNLTDYGAFVDLGGVDGLLHITDMAWKRIKHPSEIVNVGDEIDVKVLKYDRERNRVSLGLKQLGEDPWVAIKARYPESTRVMARVTNLTDYGCFAELEEGVEGLVHVSEMDWTNKNIHPSKVVQVGDEVEVMVLDIDEERRRISLGIKQCKTNPWEDFSGQFNKGDKISGTIKSITDFGIFIGLDGGIDGLVHLSDISWNEVGEEAVRRFKKGDELETVILSVDPERERISLGIKQLEEDPFSDYVAVNDKGTIVRGTVKEVDAKGAIITLADGIEATLKASEISRDRVEDARNVLKEGEEVEAKIISVDRKSRVISLSVKSKDVEDEKEAIKEMRKQEVETSGPTTIGDLIRAQMENQN is encoded by the coding sequence ATGAGCGAAAGCTTTGCAGAACTTTTTGAAGAAAGCCTGAAGTCCCTCGACATGCAGCCGGGTGCCATCATCACCGGCATCGTGGTCGACATCGACGGCGACTGGGTTACCGTTCACGCTGGCCTGAAGTCCGAGGGCGTCATCCCTCTGGAGCAGTTCTTCAACGAACAAGGCGAGCTGACCATCAAGGTCGGTGACGAAGTACACGTAGCGCTGGACGCGGTCGAAGACGGCTTCGGTGAAACCAAGCTGTCCCGCGAAAAAGCCAAGCGCGCCGAGTGCTGGATCGTTCTGGAAGCAGCTTTCGCCGCTGAGGAAGTGGTCAAGGGCGTTATCAACGGTAAGGTTAAAGGCGGCTTCACTGTCGACGTTAACGGCATCCGTGCGTTCCTGCCAGGTTCCCTGGTCGATGTCCGTCCGGTGCGTGATACCACTCACCTGGAAGGCAAAGAGCTCGAGTTCAAGGTCATCAAGCTGGATCAGAAGCGCAACAACGTTGTCGTTTCCCGTCGCAGCGTCCTGGAAGCCGAAAACAGTGCCGAGCGCGAAGCGCTGCTGGAATCGCTGCAGGAAGGCCAACAGGTCAAGGGTATCGTCAAGAACCTCACCGACTACGGCGCATTCGTGGATCTGGGTGGCGTCGACGGCCTGCTGCACATCACCGACATGGCCTGGAAGCGTATCAAGCACCCGTCCGAGATCGTCAACGTTGGCGACGAGATCGACGTCAAGGTTCTGAAGTACGATCGCGAGCGTAACCGTGTTTCCCTGGGCCTGAAGCAACTGGGCGAAGACCCATGGGTTGCCATCAAGGCTCGTTACCCGGAAAGCACCCGCGTCATGGCGCGCGTGACCAACCTGACCGACTACGGCTGCTTCGCAGAGCTGGAAGAAGGCGTGGAAGGCCTGGTACACGTTTCCGAAATGGACTGGACCAACAAGAACATCCACCCGTCGAAAGTCGTTCAGGTTGGCGACGAAGTGGAAGTCATGGTTCTGGACATCGACGAAGAGCGTCGTCGTATCTCCCTGGGTATCAAGCAGTGCAAGACCAACCCGTGGGAAGACTTCTCCGGTCAGTTCAACAAGGGTGACAAGATCTCCGGCACCATCAAGTCGATCACCGATTTCGGTATCTTCATTGGTCTGGACGGCGGCATCGACGGCCTGGTTCACCTGTCCGACATCTCCTGGAACGAAGTCGGTGAAGAAGCCGTACGTCGCTTCAAGAAGGGCGACGAGCTGGAAACCGTCATTCTGTCGGTCGACCCGGAGCGTGAGCGCATCTCCCTGGGCATCAAGCAACTGGAAGAAGATCCGTTCTCCGACTACGTTGCTGTCAACGACAAAGGCACCATCGTTCGCGGTACCGTGAAGGAAGTTGACGCCAAGGGCGCCATCATCACTCTGGCCGACGGCATCGAAGCCACTCTGAAAGCCTCCGAAATCAGCCGTGACCGCGTTGAAGACGCGCGCAACGTTCTGAAAGAAGGCGAAGAAGTAGAGGCCAAGATCATCAGCGTCGATCGCAAGAGCCGCGTGATCAGCCTGTCCGTCAAGTCGAAAGACGTTGAAGACGAAAAAGAAGCCATCAAGGAAATGCGTAAGCAGGAAGTTGAAACTTCCGGTCCGACCACCATCGGTGATCTGATTCGTGCGCAGATGGAAAACCAGAACTAA
- a CDS encoding Rieske 2Fe-2S domain-containing protein, with the protein MTGTLDRLARQLTESVQEDPAKGIFRCRRDVFTDPDLFELEMKHIFESGWVYLAHESQIPEINDYFTTHIGRQPVVITRDKGGELHGLINACAHRGAVLCRRKQGNKGSFTCPFHGWTFSNVGKLLKVKDAKTGGYPESFDCDGSHDLTRLARFQSYRGFLFGSLSEAVPALEDYLGETRVIIDQIVDQAPEGIEVLRGNSSYFYDGNWKLQIENGADGYHVSSVHWNYSATMQRRNYEAEGTRTVDANGWSKSVGGFYAYDHGHILLWTRLINPEVRPVFEHRDELVAKFGETRADIIVGQTRNLCLYPNVYLMDQFSTQIRVVRPIAVDKTEVTIYCFAPKGESDQARALRIRQYEDFFNVTGMGTPDDLEEFRACQSGYAGQAAQWNDLSRGASHWIEGADDNARAMGMQPLLSGVKSEDEGLFVRQHAHWAQVMSRAIDSERAKLIATDGEHVA; encoded by the coding sequence ATGACCGGCACACTCGATCGCCTTGCCCGGCAGCTCACTGAATCCGTTCAGGAGGATCCTGCCAAGGGTATTTTCCGCTGCCGCCGCGACGTTTTTACCGATCCGGATCTGTTCGAGCTGGAGATGAAGCACATCTTCGAAAGCGGCTGGGTTTACCTCGCCCACGAAAGCCAGATACCCGAGATCAACGATTACTTCACCACCCACATCGGCCGCCAGCCCGTGGTCATCACCCGCGACAAGGGCGGTGAGCTGCATGGTCTGATCAACGCCTGCGCCCACCGTGGCGCCGTGCTGTGCCGCCGCAAGCAGGGCAACAAGGGCTCGTTCACCTGCCCATTCCACGGCTGGACTTTCAGCAACGTCGGCAAGTTGCTCAAGGTGAAGGACGCCAAGACCGGCGGCTACCCCGAGAGCTTCGACTGCGACGGCTCCCACGATCTCACGCGCCTGGCGCGTTTCCAGAGCTACCGGGGTTTTCTGTTCGGCAGCCTCAGCGAGGCCGTGCCGGCGCTGGAAGATTACCTGGGCGAAACCCGAGTGATCATCGACCAGATCGTCGACCAGGCGCCCGAAGGCATCGAAGTGCTGCGCGGCAACTCCTCGTACTTCTACGACGGCAATTGGAAGCTGCAGATCGAGAACGGCGCCGACGGTTATCACGTCAGCTCCGTGCATTGGAACTACTCGGCGACCATGCAGCGCCGCAACTACGAAGCCGAAGGCACCCGCACCGTGGATGCCAATGGCTGGTCGAAGAGCGTCGGCGGCTTCTATGCCTACGACCACGGCCACATCCTGTTGTGGACGCGGCTGATCAACCCCGAAGTGCGCCCGGTATTCGAGCACCGCGACGAACTGGTGGCCAAGTTCGGTGAAACCCGCGCCGACATTATCGTCGGCCAGACCCGCAACCTGTGCCTGTACCCCAACGTGTACCTGATGGATCAGTTCTCCACGCAGATCCGCGTGGTGCGCCCGATCGCCGTCGACAAGACCGAAGTGACCATCTACTGCTTCGCGCCCAAGGGCGAGAGTGACCAGGCCCGGGCGCTGCGTATTCGTCAGTACGAGGATTTCTTCAACGTCACCGGCATGGGCACGCCGGATGACCTGGAAGAGTTTCGCGCCTGCCAGAGCGGCTATGCCGGCCAGGCCGCACAGTGGAACGACCTCAGCCGTGGCGCCAGCCACTGGATCGAAGGGGCTGACGACAACGCCAGGGCCATGGGCATGCAGCCCTTGCTCAGCGGTGTGAAGTCCGAGGACGAGGGGCTGTTCGTGCGTCAGCACGCCCACTGGGCGCAGGTGATGAGCAGGGCCATCGACAGCGAGCGGGCGAAGCTGATCGCCACCGACGGGGAGCACGTAGCATGA
- the benB gene encoding benzoate 1,2-dioxygenase small subunit: MSANRQLILDFIYREARLLDDRQWDEWLECYSSKAVFWMPSWDDDDGLTEDPQREISLIYYPNREGLEDRVFRIKTERSSASTPEPRTAHFIANLEVLEESAGQVQVRFNWQTLSHRYKSTDVYFGTSFYHLDMRGDQPLITAKKVVLKNDYVHQVLDIYHI; this comes from the coding sequence ATGAGCGCCAATCGACAGCTGATCCTCGATTTCATCTACCGCGAAGCACGCCTGCTCGACGACCGTCAGTGGGACGAGTGGTTGGAGTGCTATTCGAGCAAGGCGGTGTTCTGGATGCCGTCCTGGGACGATGACGACGGGTTGACCGAGGACCCGCAGCGGGAAATCTCGCTGATCTACTACCCCAACCGCGAAGGGCTGGAGGACCGGGTGTTCCGCATCAAGACCGAGCGCTCCAGCGCCAGCACGCCGGAGCCGCGCACCGCGCACTTCATCGCCAACCTGGAGGTGCTCGAGGAGAGCGCCGGGCAGGTTCAGGTGCGCTTCAACTGGCAGACCCTGAGCCACCGCTACAAGAGCACCGATGTCTACTTCGGCACCTCGTTCTACCACCTGGACATGCGCGGCGATCAGCCACTGATCACCGCCAAGAAGGTGGTGCTCAAGAACGACTACGTGCACCAGGTGCTCGACATCTACCACATCTGA
- the benC gene encoding benzoate 1,2-dioxygenase electron transfer component BenC: MTYTIALNFEDGVTRFIDCKVNEKVLDAAYRNRINLPMDCSDGVCGTCKCRCEDGDYDQGEDYIEDALSEDEAAQGLVLTCQMVPASDCVIAVPVPSTACKTGTGSFQGELVSITPHADAALEVTFDIAGGAAAPSFLPGQYVNIAVPGAGQTRAYSFSNKPGESRFGFLIKRVPGGLMSAYLDRAQPGERLQFTGPLGTFYLRDVRRPLLLLAGGTGLAPFLSMLEVLAERGCEQPISLIYGVTRDLDLVLVERLQQLAERLPTLVFITCVAEAQSQHPRKGYVTQHMSAAMLNDGDVDVYLCGPPPMVDAVRQHFSEQGVTPASFHYEKFTPTQVLSTDRQALTA, encoded by the coding sequence ATGACGTACACCATCGCCCTGAATTTCGAAGACGGGGTCACCCGCTTCATCGACTGCAAGGTCAACGAAAAGGTGCTGGATGCCGCCTACCGCAACCGCATCAACCTGCCCATGGACTGTTCCGACGGCGTGTGCGGCACCTGCAAGTGCCGCTGCGAAGACGGCGACTACGACCAGGGCGAGGACTACATCGAGGATGCCCTCAGTGAAGACGAAGCCGCCCAGGGCCTGGTGCTGACCTGCCAGATGGTGCCGGCCTCGGACTGCGTGATCGCCGTTCCGGTGCCGTCCACCGCCTGCAAGACCGGCACGGGTAGCTTCCAAGGCGAGCTGGTGTCGATCACGCCCCACGCTGATGCGGCGCTGGAAGTGACCTTCGATATCGCCGGTGGCGCTGCTGCGCCGAGCTTTTTGCCGGGCCAGTACGTGAACATCGCCGTGCCGGGCGCAGGCCAGACCCGCGCCTACTCGTTCAGCAACAAGCCGGGCGAGTCGCGTTTCGGCTTCCTGATCAAGCGCGTGCCCGGCGGTCTGATGAGCGCCTATCTGGATCGGGCGCAGCCGGGCGAGCGTCTGCAGTTCACCGGGCCGCTGGGCACCTTCTACCTGCGCGATGTGCGCCGGCCACTGTTGCTGCTGGCCGGCGGCACCGGCCTGGCGCCTTTTCTGTCGATGCTCGAAGTGCTCGCCGAGCGCGGCTGCGAGCAGCCGATCAGCCTGATCTACGGGGTGACCCGCGATCTCGACCTGGTCTTGGTCGAACGCCTCCAGCAACTGGCCGAGCGCCTGCCGACCCTGGTGTTCATCACCTGCGTGGCCGAGGCGCAGTCCCAGCATCCGCGCAAGGGCTACGTCACTCAGCACATGAGCGCGGCGATGCTCAACGACGGTGACGTCGACGTCTACCTGTGCGGGCCGCCGCCGATGGTCGACGCGGTACGCCAGCACTTCAGCGAGCAGGGCGTCACGCCAGCCAGTTTCCATTACGAGAAATTCACCCCGACCCAGGTGCTCAGCACCGATCGGCAAGCCCTGACGGCCTGA
- a CDS encoding 1,6-dihydroxycyclohexa-2,4-diene-1-carboxylate dehydrogenase yields the protein MHKRFDNKVALVTGAAQGIGRRVVERLASEGARVVAVDRAELVHELDGELGQGAELLTLTADLERYDDCQQVMRQAVARFGRLDILINNVGGTIWAKPFEHYREAEIEAEVRRSLFPTLWCCHAALPVMLEQGSGAIVNVSSIATRSLNRVPYGAAKGGVNALTACLAFENAQRGIRVNATAPGGTEAPPRRIPRNAAEQSEQEKIWYQQIVDQTLDSSLMKRYGTLDEQVGAILFLASDEASYITGVTLPVGGGDLG from the coding sequence ATGCACAAGCGATTCGACAACAAGGTGGCACTGGTCACCGGCGCAGCGCAGGGCATCGGTCGGCGGGTCGTCGAGCGCCTGGCGAGCGAGGGCGCACGCGTTGTGGCGGTGGACCGGGCCGAGCTGGTTCATGAACTCGACGGCGAGCTGGGGCAGGGGGCCGAGCTGCTGACCCTGACCGCTGATCTCGAACGCTACGACGACTGCCAGCAGGTGATGAGGCAGGCCGTGGCGCGCTTCGGCCGCCTGGACATCCTGATCAACAACGTGGGCGGCACCATCTGGGCGAAACCCTTCGAGCATTACCGCGAGGCGGAAATCGAAGCCGAGGTGCGCCGCTCGTTGTTCCCGACGCTGTGGTGCTGTCACGCCGCCTTGCCGGTGATGCTGGAGCAGGGCAGTGGCGCCATCGTTAACGTGTCGTCCATCGCCACCCGTAGCCTCAACCGCGTGCCTTATGGCGCGGCCAAGGGCGGCGTCAATGCGCTGACCGCCTGCCTGGCGTTCGAGAACGCGCAGCGGGGGATTCGCGTCAACGCCACCGCACCGGGCGGCACCGAGGCGCCGCCGCGGCGTATCCCACGCAACGCCGCCGAACAGAGTGAACAAGAAAAGATCTGGTACCAGCAGATCGTCGACCAGACCCTCGACAGCAGCCTGATGAAACGCTACGGCACGCTCGACGAGCAGGTCGGGGCGATTCTGTTTCTGGCTTCCGACGAGGCGTCGTACATCACCGGCGTGACCTTGCCGGTGGGGGGCGGTGATCTGGGCTAG